ccacacacacacacgcacacacacacacacacacacaaaaagagagACGAGGGTAGGGTTTCGTGATGAAGAGGAGAAAAAGGTGCAAGATTTCGTGGGGATATTCGGTGGTCTCGTTATAGAAGATAATGTACGTGGCTCTAAAATTTAGAGGAGTTTTGTAGGAGAAATTATTGCGTGCGCCAAGTGCACATACAGTAATGGCAGATGTGAGGAATCGAATTTAGAACCTCCTAACACGAAGGGAGCTCAGAACTGACGGTGATACTATTTATAGGACAAATTATTGCGTGTGCGATCGAGGTGCATATATAGTACATTTCATATAGTAACAAATGTGAGAAATCAAACTCACGATCTCTTAAAACGGAGGGAGTTTCGAACTCACTGTAATATCATGTTAATCGCCGAAAGATCAAACTATAGTGAGAAACAGCTTAGCACCTTAAATGATACTCTTCTAAACCACTAATTTTTGGAACTATTTAATTGTCGGTAATAGATATGTTTACaaactatataaattttcaTACATGGGCTTTTTAAGTAATAAGATCGTATCTgttgaattagattttgattttaatgcATGCATTTGGTGATCATTTATTGGTGTGGTGTAAAGAGTGTTAGTATGCACCGGGTGCACGAATAGTTTCTCTATTTTAGATTGAGAGCGTGGGATTGGTGGGCGGGAAAAGTGGGGGGAAAATTAATTAGAACGTGCAAATTCATACTAAAAACTACTTAGCCCATGTGGGCCGTTATGTGACGTGACAAATAATTAATTGCGTGCACCGTGGTCTATAGACCaatgagtgtttttttttttttttgaagaaaaactAAAACGACTTGTACACTCCAAAAGAGGAGTGTATAATATACATCCACTCATTTtaagatttataaattttttttataatttttttaaaaaaacacttACACACGCAACAAGTGCTTtgtttttggctaaattataatttttggcccTAAATTAAACTATAAGATTCGTAATgctttagttctcaaattttagtTCGTTCTCTAATTTTCgcctcaaattttataaattattataatcaagtttCTCAATTTAGTTTAGTTGACAAATACTAAGGTTTCAGTGATATATAAGCGATGtagtatcttaattattatcatatcatTAATTACAGTATTACGTACATTAGTGGCAATTAATATTTAGCAAATTAAACTGTATTATaaacttaattacaataattttaaaaaaattgagtaaaaaattataaacaagttgaagtttgagaaccaaagcataatataacttttttttttcttttgtaaacaAGCTCGTAAGTTTGAGCATGGACACCCACACATACACACGATAATCATGACTCAAGcgtgattttgaattcaaaaccTCTTGCTCAGAAAAGAAGGTTCTTATTTGTAGAAAAGTAGCACCAAAATTCGATCGCATGCGATTCGGAAATATAACTTAAATTATGTGAAAAATTAAAAGTGAACTCATTCTTAAATGCTAccgaaaatcaaaaaattttttttttttgagagagagataaaattgttttttttttttgagagagagataggtagcacgctatccgtttcgtttatttcatttagaaataaacttagctagaaatgtgaatcaactaggattcgaacttgggtctcgggtaccaaccatcaaacccttttgccacttgcgctagggacggtcggtaaaatcaaaaaattgtagaagaggaaaaacataaaatcaagggaaaatatcaaaaacccccttgtggtttcaattttcttcactttagtaccctgtggtttaaaatatatcaagttagtatcctgtggtttctcactttatcactttaataccctgtggtttaaggtgtatcaagttagtatcttgtggttttgcactttattactttagtattctatggttttaATTGTATATCAAGTTCGTATCCTATggttttttaaaccatagggtactaaagtgataaagtatttcacactttatcactttagtatcctgtggttttaattttgtatcaagttcgtaccctgtgattttttaaaccatagggtactaaagtgataaagtgtgaaaccacagggtactaaagtgataaagtgcaaaaccacagggtacaaatttgatacaccttaaaccacagggcactaaagtgataaagtgagaaaccacagggtactaacttgatacactttaaaccacaaggtactaaaataaaaaagtgtaaaaccacaggaggggtttttaaaatttttcctaaaatcaaaattgattTAGAAGTGCATAGTATACTGGTCTAAGACGCATTTTCGTCCATCATGCTGAATTGAGTAGAAACACCGCCTTAAAATACAGCCAAAATTTCTCCTTCTGCGAGCACGATAGAGTAGGTAAAGACTGCTTTCCATAAATCAAGCATGAGAGGAACGCTGGACAACGTTCCTTACGACGCCGTGCCCGTGTCAGACTTCTGTTTGAACCTAAGAAAAgaaaccaaataataataataataataataataataataataataacaaataatgaataaataagtaaataaatgttaaaaaataatttaaaactcaTAGAAAAATTTCGGGTTTTTTTTCTAACATCTAAGAGCTGTTTGATTTCTGTAAAAAGCATGAAAcaaaaatgcaagaaaaaagtttttgatgaaaaatctcatttttagTTTTCCGCCCGTTTAGTTccaaaaaaactattttttttttttaaatattttcaaattatatgaaaaaccGGCATTTTAGTTTTCCTAAAAaaagctgaaaaataaaaaattaatttgtcataaaatttgaaaaacaaaatttcaccAAAAAACTAGTTTTACTTGAAACCaaatttttttcatgaaaatatttcatgaaaaaaaaaatttccatgcTTTTTGGGCAAAATAAACATGCCCTTAATTACCAACTGGACAATATATTGATCAATTATATTAATTTGCTTGAATTGATCTGCAATTCTTATATTTAATTCCTTGTTTGTTACGTATGAGTTATTTTAATACTGTTGATTTTCGTGACTATAATGCGTCGTAGGTTTTTTTTNTAACAATCGCATCTAATaaagtatttttcatataaaaagttaaggagaaaaaaaataaaattcagagCTCTAAATACAAAAGCCCCGATACCAATCTCTAATATTGAAACTTTTAATAGCTCTTTccctgaaaatatgaatttgaatttaaaatttaaatacaaaaactaaattttaaatctaattttgaaaatcaaaatcaaaatcggATTTTAGGAAGTAGACTTTAACTGCTTCTGATTTTGAGTctctaaaattagaaatttgattCCAAAAGTTACAATTCGATTTTATAAAAGAGCTCGTCAAACCCTCTGGACGGAATTTATTCAGAGAGTTCGACCCGTCCCACCATGACCCAATGTATAAAACAATTCAGTTCGACCCTTTGAACCGAATATATAAATCGAAAAAATCGCTCTAAACAATTTGAGTCGACGGTTCAACCATTAAACCAATGAACATATCCAATTTTAATCAAACCAGccgaatttttttatcaaactatattaaaattcaacGACTTAAATTCAACCTAggtgtttttattttatattagcaTAGATAAACCAGTAGACGgtgaaacttgaaattttatatctacttaatttggTCTACAATATTTGTTTCTATataatacaattttaaaaagcaaattaatatttagggCATTGTGTTGTCGTCATTGATTCGATCGGTGGCTCAGCTACTGGAGGTGACTCTTGATTCAATAATGATATTTTTGAATCACGATGCGATACTGGCTTACTGTCACACCCCGCTTTACAGCGGAAGTTCGAATTAcgtcaacagacccgccgtatgtaTAAGAATACGGACCGTACAGTACCACGtaacaattttttctttttgtgaaaaTCATACGTGGGCTACATAAACAGCTAAAAACGGTTTTACCCAATTCGAGCATATCCACATTTAATAACTCCGCACCACATATTCATTTAAGGAACTTTAAAGCGAAAGAAAAACGGTGTATTTTTCCGCTCACTGCTTTATGCTGTTATGTATCAACTAACTACTTTTGTCAAAGGAGGAAGGGGTAAAgttggaaaggaaaaaaaaaaaaaaaaaaaaaactatgtcgtaataaaaaacaaaagtcGGAAAGTGAGaaatttgtgagtttaacgAATCAGATTTTGTACTCTTCAGGCACTGAAGTCGGAATGTCGATCTCTATACGATTATGGTGGAAGTTCAGGTTCGGTGTCGAACAAATGCGAAATCGCaagtgtcggatcgttggcgctatccagtaatcccaaaagctcgtgttattagaaatacgcaatcaattcacttaaaacgtataAATGCAGCGCTCAggagtctcgattgtgactcggtctAAGCAgcctcatgccacttcgaatatgacttggCACAATCCAAGCTCCCGGCATTTAAAACATATCTTCCgcctttttattttgaatttggcTATTTCAACACATGTTAAACTTTCCACCAACCACTAAATCGATTAGTACATATCTTCTACCCAGAGCACTGCTGGGTCTCTACTTTAATTCGCGGTTAGAGTTTGGATACATATTAGGGATGTCAGCAGATCGAATTCGAGgtgaattttttgtaaaatctgAACCCAAACCTAAACCGGATGGAATttgaaaatccatatccaaGCAGGAACAtagccaaaaattttaaatccgaacccgaaataattatttctctttaccataaTTCAAAACTTATTATATTAAAgactatattttaaaatacaattttaaatataacatcaaatattcatatatatttagaaaaaaatgtaaaatcaattcggattcgggtcggcTCGAGTTCAGGTTCCAATTGGGTAGGTATAAAATTCATACCTAAATtcaaatccgtcggattttttttttatacccatatttgaaaccatatccatttagcagcAAGTAAATTTCATCCGCTCAGAGTCTAGTTCTGACAAAATTCGGACAAAATTTCGAGTATCCCCATAGgcccatacccattgacatttcTAATCCCTATAGacatagtttttattttttatttttggatgtgAAATAGTTGGACTCAGCCCAGTTTATTAATTGGACCTAAAAGGGCTTTGGGCTATGGATAGCGAAGTGTCATGTACtattcttttataaaaatttgcTCCCGCTCTGTAGCGTAGGTCTCGATTTCAAGGCATGCTTAAAAATTGAACAAATGTATGCATGGTGTctataaatttatgttttaaaaaatgtataCTATATAActcgaagtttttttttttctccgggGGTGAGGATGATACTTTGGTcatcaaatttttgtttaatgtaatttttaactccaattttataaaatattataattaaattttacagtCCAATGAAGCTGGTCAAAAGCTGATATTTTGTCGATGTGACTCTAAAGTCATCCGCCATAATAATCTCACATCATTATCATATCAACAACGTGTTAGTGTTCGTCAATTAAATTGTATTGTAGGACTTGATTATACAGTTCAAATAAGcaataaatttaagtttgagggccaaaagtgtaatttagccttcttcttttctttttttctctatattcaTAATAAGCTAATGGACCAATCCATGGCCATGATTAAGGATTCATTACAaccatcactaatcatcaactACTTAACACGCACCTTCTCAATTAATTAATGAGttaattaatagttaataaattatttgtctTATTCATGGACAACAGATAAAACTTCAGTGGGGAGTTTTCTAGCAACAACTTTTTAGGAAGTTCCCGATTTGCCGTCGCGCActaattttatcttatatctaataatttattaactattttctaatattaaatttttaaaaaaaaattaaacttcagaaaaaaaaaattattataatctttAGATAGTGATAAAAATGACTTGTGATAAGAACAAAACGTCGTCGGAGAACTCTCcacttaagttttttttttttttttttttttttttttttttgaaattgtgGGGTCCTTAACGAAGCGTGttgatgttttttttccttgagGAAACTTCTTTGTGGCATCTCCTTCCACGTCACAAAAAGGTATCTTCTACGGAATAATCTCATTTTCTACATCTCTCTCAATAATATCTTTGGATCTTGTCCCCATctctctattaaaaaaaaaaaaaaaaaaaaatctttgctTGCACCTGGTGTACCCATATGCATCATACACTGCAcctaatatttaataattaattttaaaattttaaattgtctttaaaaagcaaaaataaattacCACCACATAACTTATTCCGACACCCAAAGCCTttaggtagtgtttggttcgggaacaagggggggaataagcccttgtttccccctttgttcccaaacgcaatgTTTGGttcccgggaacagtagttcccgggaatctggaactagctggtataagactggaactgctgttccacccgttttCGGGAACAAGCtagttccttgatgagaacaagattaattaaaatctaaatttaattttaatgacagtaaattattaattaatctaattaatatatttaaatcattatttattactttaataattaaataatttaaataatttattatttataattaaatattaataattagataattattattattaatttattatttataattaattataaataattaataatattcattatttttttattaataattattattcttaatgacaatcgatattattattaatttattatttataattaattattaataattaataattattattatttattattaattattaataatttttattcttaataattagataatcgatattattattaatttattatttataattaattatttataattaataataattattatttattaataattattaataatttttattcttaataattagataatcgatattattattaatttattatttataattaattattaataattaataattattattatttattattaattattaataatttttattcttaataattagataatcgatattattattaatttattatttataattaattatttataattaataataattattatttattaataattattaataatttttattcttaataattagataatcgatattattattaatttattatttataattaataattaataattaataataattattatttattaataattaattaataattcttattcttaataattagataatggatattattattaatttattatttataattaaataataattattattattatttattaataaatattaatattaattattattaataattagataatcaatattattaataatttattatttataattaattaataagaataattaattattattattatttattaataattaataattattattattattattaattagataatccatattattaatttattatttataattaattattattaataattattatttataattaattattaataattaatttcttatttatttttaagtaatatttttattactattaattacataatataattttaatttcaaattataactcatattcctcttgttccaatctaaccatccaaacactatttatcttattcctaggaacaacctaattttcatccaaacgcaaaattggtctagttcctgcttatacctgaacttgtacctatccctagaactagcagttcttacttatacccgaaccaaacgcagccttaatgAAGTAGATTCTAATTTGACTTATAGGTTGTTTTTGTGCACCAGGTGCACgcaataatttttcaataattttttggaCCTCTCGCAAAGCCACATTTCCCATATAGATCCAGTTTTGATCTACCACCCCCCCCACAGGAGCATCACCACCACACCCAAAAAACATGGCCTATTCCAGACCCCAAAAGACCCTAATCCTTCTCCTaatcctaaccctaatcctCTCGGCCTTCGGCGGCCGCAAGGGACCAATCTATGGCTTGCCGACGGCGTACCAAGTCCTCGAGGGGTTCGACTTCCCGCCGGGGATCCTCCCGGCGGGCGTGACGAGCTACTTGCTGCGGCAGGACGGCTCGTTCGAGGTCTACCTTTCGGAGGACGACTGCGAGTTCAAAATCGCGGGGCAGTACCAGCTGAAGTACCGGCAGAAGATCACGGGGACGGTGCAGTCGGGCGCGATCAAGAACCTGAACGGCGTCAGCGTGAAGGTGCTCTTCCTGTGGATCGGAATCAACGAGGTCGACCGGAGCGGCGACGAGCTCAGCTTCTACGTCGGGCCGCTCTCGGCCTCGTTCGGCGTCGCCAACTTCGAGGAGAGCCCCCGCTGCGACTGCGGCTTCGActgcgccaccgccgccaccgccgccgccgccgccgcttcttaGTGGTTTTGATTCTTCTTGTGTGTTTTGATGGGTGGGGGATTTGAATTGGTTTTGTTTTATGATTTGTAGCAGTACATGATTTTTCATGATTATTATCACTTCGAATTTGCATGGATGTTTGATGTGAGTTTTTAAGATTGAAACAGTTTGATATTACAGCttcatatattataaaaaaaaaaaacaaaaaagaaaaatctcccCCAAAGGAGAGCTAAGTCCATAATGGATCATATGAGAGAACAAGTATCGACGAACTAAGACCTAATCTGTAAATGCTGTAACTAAACTCACCCGCTTTAGAACTTAAAAAGATTTAGATATATTAATAAGCATTCTGAAGCTCTACTATAATAAAATGGTGGTGGAAACAGCTATCGAAGAAGCAAAACGAAACAAGAAAAGGAAGCCCCCAAGATCGTGTTTTGAGTTTGGCCACCGCATTACAAAACACGGCATTAATCCGAGTTTAAGCTAACTAATTACAAGGCAAGTATGATGATTAAGGGTTTGGGTGAATAAAAAAGCCCTCATTAATCATCATTAGATAAATAAAGAGTCCAAATTACAACATCCATTCAAAAGAATCATAGTTTGGTATATTCCAGGGTCCATTAATACatctttataaaaaatgaatggaATTGTGGAATAGGGGAAAGGGACAATAGCAAAGTTCCAAACAAGCAAATTTATCCAAATTATCATTAAAGAGTCCATTTGGTATTTAGAACTATTTAAAGCTGTGTAACAAAACTGAGttgaggtaaaaatatatagaaatatacttaGTAATTTTTCGATTTCATACAATATGATTTGTATTTTTATTGAgaaacaaaataagaaaaaaaaattaaaaaaatatctacatGCTTCTACCCCAATTCACTGCATGAAATAGTATTAAGAATTTAAGATGGCTCTCAACACCAAACAG
This DNA window, taken from Ananas comosus cultivar F153 linkage group 21, ASM154086v1, whole genome shotgun sequence, encodes the following:
- the LOC109726499 gene encoding uncharacterized protein LOC109726499 — encoded protein: MAYSRPQKTLILLLILTLILSAFGGRKGPIYGLPTAYQVLEGFDFPPGILPAGVTSYLLRQDGSFEVYLSEDDCEFKIAGQYQLKYRQKITGTVQSGAIKNLNGVSVKVLFLWIGINEVDRSGDELSFYVGPLSASFGVANFEESPRCDCGFDCATAATAAAAAAS